A region of the Parasteatoda tepidariorum isolate YZ-2023 chromosome 7, CAS_Ptep_4.0, whole genome shotgun sequence genome:
TTACTGCAGAAATACTGTTTTTCAAGACTGTTCCTCATGATGATGCATTTTTGAATTGGTCTTTGCTCTATAAAAAGTGGTACAGAAGTAGAATGGTGATGAAAGCTCcttatacatttaaaagtattcagACTTCTCCTAAAAATCAATCCTCTATCACATGTCTTAAATTATCaggtaaattcatttttattagttttattcttcattcaacttttaattaatcaatggTACTAATTAAACTTATGAATTTTTAGAGCAAAGTAATGTATTCATTACTAATTAAAGCAAGTaaagctttgattttttttcatctatttctAGTGTTTATTCTATCAGTATCTACTAAAAAATTCTTGCATCTTTGgtaacaatttttaagaaagaatctCCATCGACGACCAATTTACTGTGGAACAGAGAATGGTCACTCCCAAagaggttttactgtatatgTGTACATTTTTAGAGTTGAACCTAATTGGTTTTTGTTAATCCTCAATGTATATTTAgtgttgattttgaaatttttaagaacatctTGCAAAATGTGTTTAtctctatttttataaagttgttttattttaaaatatttaactcaaaGAATAGCTTCACTTACCAAAGTATATAGCTTTTGGCAATCATTACCACCTCTGAAAAAAACTATCTGGTGCCTTAGAGAATACACACAAATTAgcctgttttaattttcttagggTCTTGGATAATAACTGGACATAGTAGCGGTCATCTATGTATTTGGAATCAACAAACAGGAGAGTTATGGCAAAGATGTCTTTGTCATTTGAAAGCAATTGTTGATATAGCATTGATTGATCTCATCAATCTGGGCAAGTAAAagttatattactttttaaaaataaatcatagcattaattttgtataattaacattagtttttttaaaaaaaattgtacctttataattcaattcatattttctctagcatcatttatcaaaattataactttatttttgctatttattttgcatggaaCAGCAATAtataatgctattaaaaaaaattcagttgcaCAAATTGTGTatgtagctttgtaatttacTTCAATATTTAACACTATGTAAGGTCCAaaacatttaatcatttttatgaacGAATTAGCTtgacttttaattcatttgtttatttttaccaccattttataagttttctatttatagttaactttatttaactttaatataaaattttaattaatttatagctttattaaatttatcagttttatttaaaattattaattactttatttcacttTCAGGCTCTTATTATGGATCTGATGATCTCCCATGGGATCACCACCATGCAATTACTATTTCCAAAGACACATATATTCAAGTAATATCTTTGTTAGAGAGAATTtcaactgataaaataaatcacCTAAACTACCATGGTGCAGATTTGACTGCAATCAGGTATTTCTTTTACTAtctgaatttcatatttttctaagtaaagtATCATTTTAGAATTGATAATGTAActacgtaatatttttaatactgattAAACTTGAAAACAAGTTGAATAAATTTGTTACTATTGGTGATTAAATGTAGGTTGCCGGTTCAAGTTTTTAGCTAGTTTTATTGCCTAATTGATTGCTTATTTTGCTGGActctctattatttattttttaaatcatgacaATGTGATGTGCAACATGATCTACATCAGTAGAATAGCAAATTTTATGACATGATACAAACAAATGGCAATATTTAGTAACTATTTAACTTTGTGTTTTctattcaaatcacttttgtttcttctcattcaagTCTAGCAAGCCTTGAAAATGGGTGTCTATTTTTGAGCACACGAAGCATGTTGATTATAATTtccattttgtatatttcagagatgattgtgctctggaaaaacccagatttccggattttttgctaaccgtgatccggaagtttccagAAATCtaaggtccagaagtttcagGAAATCATGGatcacatttataaataaaaattcttgtatattttatttaaaaatattagaactagaattaaTACTttgcatctctttcatttgtgaatattttttctggcagaatattaaatatgattagagataaaagtaaacttatacgtaattattcatttaaattatgcggcatataatttatttggctttccatgttttgaaaatattaatgatttaaatttataaagacactaattttttgaaatttgtcattaatgattttactcatgaaattttcaggatttttgagttgggctcccCTGATATTTTTGAGGGGATGGAAGTTTTATCATCAAGCAACATTTAGTGTCAACAGAATTTCTTGACAATTCCCACTCCCTGTTCATACTACGAAGCAAATTTGCATCTACTCATAATAACTTACTgaaactgataatttttaatcttatgaaataaatatcaagtaATTTATAGCAATAATAATCGAGAAAAGCTATTTTGAATCTCTGATGCTgcttgtcaaatttttttatatgactaATTTCATGTTATGTTTagataactaatttttctaCGTGTTTTAGAGTATATGATTCTACATTTATTGCAAACTTATCTGAAAATACGATTTCTGTCTGGGGggacaaaactaaataaaaaagaaaaccttaTTTGCACTTGCATGCATTTTCTGAACCAATCTGCAACACCATCTTCATTGACCGAAATTTGTCCGTAACTCAAACACAATCAAGTAGAGactaataatgtaaaaaataataatgtaaaaattattagatttgaatttacaaatagtttaataaaaaataaatacaagaattgtatatttaaatttaatttgaaacttataatgtttaaaagaaagatgGAATAAAACTATAGTTAAAGCTTAAATAATCAGAggggaaaaatttatattaagctcaaaatttatacaataaatgttTCTAAGATACAATCTTCCAGATtctttcagaacatttcaaacacttaatttccaatatttcagaaaaaattttggaaaactttGGCCTACTCAAACATACATGTTGTAAAATTTGCACACACAAACATAGAACAGAAAAATCTAcacaaattttttgcttttcgacatcaaatttgaaacttacataataatatttagaaaaattaaataaatccgttgttaaaacttttaaatacaaaattacactgttttaaatttgaaatcaaaccGGAATATCAGatattattttagattcaaaattgGAAGAAGTGTAGCATGTTAAAatgggaataaaaataaaatttttttgaagaaaaaaaaaatatttagtgtttttactactattttaaatatgttttactcctttaaatatattttagtgaatAAAATTGTACCAAAATACATAGTTTAAACTTTTCCCTCTAACTTAAAAGCACACTATACTAGaggagaaaattttaatcacaaattctgtttcaaatacctgacaaatttaaaattaaacacaaagaaAAAGTTAGTTCTGGCAAACCTAGAATAAGTGATAAAGTTTATAttgctgaaatattaaaatagaaataaattattgaagaaaactTCCCCATTGCATAATCCTAAGTTTTCCTTACATAacttgttttcaattttgaaactttttttttcttcagtatttGATAGGTTTGTCTGaattcactttttctatactttaaaatttaaattacttatggtGGAGAGAGAGAAttgcaatgaaaagttttaGGTATTAGATTTCAAAAGGGGGAGAAATGATTCCTCATCATTTATTCATGAGGATACAAAAGAATaatctttattctttttcttttttttaacttattcagcaaatttttaaaaaaatgcttggaCATTGTCTTAGTagcacttttttattatttatttatttgaaatctgagataagaaaaaattatctgctCATGGTGTGATAATCTGCAATGTCCACTGCCATGCTGAAGGTTTTCTGCTGCCAGGCATAAAACATTTTGGTGTAAAATTATTGGtatagaattatttatgtaactaGTTTTATGTGATGTTTAGGTAACTAATTTAGCTGCATGTTTTAGAGTATTTGATTCTACATTTGCTGTAAGCTCATCTGATAATACAGTTTCTGTCTGGGGAATGAAACTAAATAGAAAACCTTTCTTTCACTTACATACAACACTATTATATAGAATTATTGGTCCACCAGATATCTTACTTAACTTAGGACTGTGGTTTGACCAAGTAAGTAGTTAATTTCTTTGTAACtaacttttataaaactgtttaaacttAGAGTTATTCTTAAATAGTACATTTTTAGtgtaatttatggtaaaaagattttttttttctgtgtttaaGCATGCTtctaatacttattaaaattacttttgcataAAGTattctcataaatatttacatcttATAAATGCAGTGTAGGAAAGGATAATATCcagttttatatacattttggTCATCTTGCTttctcaaatgaaatttaaatatttttttttttaaactagataaGCACCAacgtttaaattaatatttatacctATTTTATATCGAGAATGAACTATACGAGTTCATAAGATATCTAATTTTAGCATttgttaaaacaattgttttaaagtcaagtatcaaaatatacatattatatttttctacagatttatgtttaaaaaatttccatttgacATTAGGAAATTAGGATTGCATATAAACATGTTACTGTTTTATATGCTTTTCttacacatgaaaaaaaaaattaaacttttattatataaaattgtccAAAAATTGATTGTCATTATATTATTGATTGAAGTAATTTAGAAAGAAAGAGTCTTCTTTAAAGAGAAGTCAATTCGgttgaaatttcttaatttttgaaaatgaaaaattattttgaaaacaaaattttttgaaaatcttgaaaCATTGTTTCtaagtcagaaaaaaatttcactaccTCCTTCcattgcgttttttttaattgctttaaaaataaatctgtaaaactaaattgttcttttatgAGATCGTCAATTCATCGCATATCAGTACCTTTCTTGAGTTCAAGAAACTTGTTcttatatatgtttttacttAGAGTTACAAAAAGGGCCAgtatagcctggttggtagacCGTTGACCCCATGATCGAGAGGTCGTCAGTTCGATTCCCGCCAGCcaaagacttcccgtgtagtaaacggtgactggtgcacgttcaATCTTTCAAGTCATAAAGTCATCCACTTTCggataacaaatcaatacctcagaggatactgaattagagattgatcgttctttggtttaggtcaaaattatgatttatggataaatgggtccaccctataaacgtaATATGaagtgtgtgtggctgaagtcataTTCTTGGCCATAAATGGCGCCACTGAGAAACAAGAAATAAAGGATGCCACTGCCTTAgattcgcttggtttcaccaagcaggcttgctggtattggcaagcGGCATTAGAACAACAACACCACCAGAGTTTCAATACTTCTTAAGTAAAGAACAAATTTTGTGctgatttgcttaaaatgctAGACAATTAACAGATTTGAggtagttgtaaaaaaatttaaacatcacCTGGGCACCAATATTATATTATCCTGTCTTACAATAGCagtatttttcaagtttaatccactcagttactttatttttgatttggtTTGGATGCTTAttgaagctctttttttttatttgctgaaaatatAATCAACATTTGGGATCTACCTACCACAGAAGATGCAGTggcatattttcaatattatgagatcatcacattaaaaaatatatatactttaatagccttttacctttttcttaatcgcttagttaatatttagaaatcttatgaaaagcaatttttgcttttgtatactttttttaggggatatttttcattctagagcataaaaaacaaattatactttgttagcagtttatttttgaatgcttgttttattatttccttgTCTGTTTTCTCTTtccttatataatatttaaaaaaagaaggtataCATTGTCAGCAATACTTTTTCAGATTCAGTGCATATCTTACAGTGGAAAAGTGAGAGCCTATGACAGAAAAAGAGATGAATGGTCAGAATTAGcatgtttgaaaaatacttatgttAATGCAACTAGTCATAAATTAGTAACTGtgacaaaatcatttattttccgAAATCAAACTGCTATCATGTTTACAAGTAAGAAACTTTTTCTTGAAAgtcttgtaattaaaattaagataaaccactgaaaaaattaataagaaaatgtattaaattttcataaataattaatttcaaaatatagtaaaGGCTAAGGTAAATTGCTAAAGATAATGTTTTTGTTAGGGAAATTTTTATCTCAAGTTTAGTGAACTTTTTTCTTGTGTCTCTACTCTTCTTGGAAacctaaaattaacaaaaaatctgttgaatacttttaagaaataactattaaaacaatttattagagAAATGGAGGATATTATAGTGaaatgtagtatttttaatttctttattgattgtataaattttaagcttatgatcttataaaaattgcaataaaagaaataactattaaaacaatttattagagAAATGGAGGATATTATAGTGaaatgtagtatttttaatttctttattgattgtataaattttaagcttatgatcttataaaaattgcaataaatttgcacggtaaataatatatcttttatttcatttcatttcaaacaatctgccatttgtaaataaagaaaaggtcCTGCAACACACCTGCCAAGCAACCTACAGACCACACtgattgtttagtttttatttatttattttttgtgtcaGACTTTGTTTGGTACACAGTTGATCAACATGTTTACAGCAcatactatttatatttaatctagTATAGAAAATCTTGTATAAGTCCTTTAAACTCATGTTTCAATCTTTTGATTTGattattgataataatcaaACTATAGCAGTCTTCCTTTGCCTTTGTAATCatagactctttttttttaaaaaaaaaaaaaaatagtgtaatcCTTATTTACCAGATGaatgaattcttttattttaggtGATGGCAGAATGGTTATTTCAGTGGATGATAAATTCAATAACCAGTATTATTTAATGAGAACTTTGCAAACACTAATAATTAGTGTAGCTCTGAGAGGAACGCTTTTAGTGCTTGGTggagaaaatggtaaaatatatgttttttatattcCGGAAACAAAACATCTCCTGAAACTGAACTTGTCAAATCCATCTTTTATTCTTAGACTAAGTGAAGCGTCTATTACATCTTTGGATATTGTATATAGTGTAGAATCTCCAATTATTTTAGCAGGAACAAATGAGAGTTTTTATGTTGTAAAATGGTACTCAGCTGTTAGTTCacatcaagaaattaaaaagagatcTCTAATTCCTAACTGTTAACtatctgtttatttaaaaaaattgtgatttttaaaaagtctttaaaaatataatacattccttttttttaagcaaaatgttttaaataaactatttggtaaaaaataccaatgaagaaaacttttattttattcgtaaatgaattttaaattagtaattattgtttgcatttatattaaaataatatcaaaaatgtattttattagtaaGCTATTTTTGATGCTACAAAATGGTTGTTGCTGAAAGTATTTGTTGCAACAGTTAACTGTAAAAGCCATAAAAACTgcctttttaaacaatttttgtatcaaaaatgaagtatcttaatatttttaacctattaaaatattactaagcatttaaaatttaaatagtacatATCACTCAggaataataagtttaatattttaaactaaaagaaaaattatcctttttaataatataatttaacaatatcctaggaaattttatattattatgcatttctattatggttaaaatattgttatgttgtaaccaaatttattataaacatttatataaatattttaacctgGCAAACTCTATAattcacataaaattatttttaatcaaatgatgtaaaattaatttttcttatttgaaaaatattatttttatttaatttttttttttttttattgtccaCATATCTTCNttttttttttttttttttttttttttttttgcctacaTTTATCTGAAATACCtcaatattcatttaataaaaatttgaagatatatataaataattatgacatAATTATGTGGtatgttaaatatgttttttgttcttatttttcatgCTGATTATTACATATCACATTAGGAAAGTGAACcatgcttaaataattaaattccagTATCCCAAattacagtatttatttttttaatttcagaaatttatttaggtAATATATCTGGCAACAACTGCATATTTAAGTCCAATTAATAgtcttctatttatttaatttgttcataAAAAGAACCTACTGTCTATTggtttaaaacaaatagtttagTAAACCATAAGTTAGCTTTTAAAActcttacaataaataaaagtttctaaattttaaacttattattttttttatatatatatttgtgttgTTAAACAGTTTTTCGCTGTTATACAGGAATATCTGTTTATAAATGtgtttatgcaaataaaaatatctcaatgTAAAGATTTCctagaaaaatgcattttaaccaataaaaataaaaagcaattttatagctttagaagacataagaatatttatcaaaaccaaagtttttaattctttaaatttttaatataattataaacattgaaTATTAGCCTAACAACTAAATCATTTTAACCTCTTAAAgtacgagtttttttttttttggaaaaaatggtaaaaaaaatttttttttttgtaaagaattcaTATGTAGACAtaatgtaagttattttttgcaattccaCTTGCAGGGATAACTAGATAGTAGAGGTTggtgtaaaagtttaaaaaaaaattactgtacaaactaagtttaaacaatttgattacaggtttattttgaatttcaaattaaatcaactCAAGAGATCATTGCTGAAACTTTCTGATAAATTGGCATATTCAAAATCGTCAGAGTCACTCATTATcgtataactttttcaaaacaagttACAAAAAcacttagtaaaaattaatttatggttaacagtttacttttattatatataatgcaataaaaattgatatattaCCTTTTCCACACCAAACAACTGCTTTATAACAAAGAATTCCTAGCAAACTTATAGCTAATCATCAAAATACACCACATGCACGAAAGAAAAATGCTGTATAGTGGTGTcatctataataaataaatttaattataatctagCCTATCCATTTTTGCTAGAATGGATCTCAGACTggcattaaaaatagaataatgtgCGATACAAGATTGCCCATGTAAAA
Encoded here:
- the LOC107446679 gene encoding uncharacterized protein isoform X1, encoding MAVMQLPAESLEHIFCFLDGKSFSKVKEVCKSWSAIIKEMQSKRKIWKQFCLQEIPYYITAEILFFKTVPHDDAFLNWSLLYKKWYRSRMVMKAPYTFKSIQTSPKNQSSITCLKLSGSWIITGHSSGHLCIWNQQTGELWQRCLCHLKAIVDIALIDLINLGSYYGSDDLPWDHHHAITISKDTYIQVISLLERISTDKINHLNYHGADLTAIRVFDSTFAVSSSDNTVSVWGMKLNRKPFFHLHTTLLYRIIGPPDILLNLGLWFDQIQCISYSGKVRAYDRKRDEWSELACLKNTYVNATSHKLVTVTKSFIFRNQTAIMFTSDGRMVISVDDKFNNQYYLMRTLQTLIISVALRGTLLVLGGENGKIYVFYIPETKHLLKLNLSNPSFILRLSEASITSLDIVYSVESPIILAGTNESFYVVKWYSAVSSHQEIKKRSLIPNC
- the LOC107446679 gene encoding uncharacterized protein isoform X2, with the protein product MAVMQLPAESLEHIFCFLDGKSFSKVKEVCKSWSAIIKEMQSKRKIWKQFCLQEIPYYITAEILFFKTVPHDDAFLNWSLLYKKWYRSRMVMKAPYTFKSIQTSPKNQSSITCLKLSGSYYGSDDLPWDHHHAITISKDTYIQVISLLERISTDKINHLNYHGADLTAIRVFDSTFAVSSSDNTVSVWGMKLNRKPFFHLHTTLLYRIIGPPDILLNLGLWFDQIQCISYSGKVRAYDRKRDEWSELACLKNTYVNATSHKLVTVTKSFIFRNQTAIMFTSDGRMVISVDDKFNNQYYLMRTLQTLIISVALRGTLLVLGGENGKIYVFYIPETKHLLKLNLSNPSFILRLSEASITSLDIVYSVESPIILAGTNESFYVVKWYSAVSSHQEIKKRSLIPNC